In Hevea brasiliensis isolate MT/VB/25A 57/8 chromosome 13, ASM3005281v1, whole genome shotgun sequence, a single genomic region encodes these proteins:
- the LOC110665730 gene encoding uncharacterized protein LOC110665730 isoform X2, with the protein MLIHSPGNPARFSKGTTSSHVEAVKTHKTIINNKSRAYLAKASSRCCLTIASFFAAYCTFVASAAGAIDAPQQAAETLLNVPQTLSGDCASSAKDCKKARIQRPKSRKAETCTVKCVNTCIRGGEGSPGEGPLNIRRPLVVFKQGFRSRQY; encoded by the exons ATGCTTATCCATTCTCCGGGTAATCCAGCTCGCTTTAGTAAAGGAACAACCTCATCACATGTTGAAGCTGTCAAAACCCATAAAACCATCATAAACAACAAGAGTCGTGCGTATCTTGCCAAAGCCAGCAGCCGCTGCTGCTTGACCATTGCAAGCTTTTTTGCAGCTTATTGCACTTTTGTAGCCTCCGCCGCAGGGGCAATAGATGCACCCCAACAAGCTGCTGAGACTCTACTCAACGTTCCTCAAACACTGTCCGGCGACTGTGCATCATCAGCCAAGGATTGCAAAAAGGCTAGAATCCAACGGCCCAAGTCACGGAAGGCAGAGACATGCACTGTCAAGTGTGTCAACACTTGCATCCGGGGCGGTGAAGGATCACCTGGGGAAGGCCCTCTCAATATTAGAAG ACCTCTAGTGGTTTTCAAGCAAGGATTTCGAAGCCGTCAATACTG